One Faecalicatena sp. Marseille-Q4148 DNA window includes the following coding sequences:
- a CDS encoding ABC transporter permease, with the protein MLKIAKTEFYKLKRYSVIWIGVATMLTVVLLSRLMAVATDGTVHTLEQFSGTVIWNNFSLIFPATITLIVGYIIERERVEDTLKNILTIPLSYRNLLTGKIIAGGAVAVFLAFIEFIFTMLVFIISKFPGLSFSGMILAFVKMTVMNLCVYVAVLPIIIFTGQRSGSFMAGVGFSFFYGFVGTFASGHGLGNVYPITAGLGIINYQNGEEVTYNVVLSVSVLMVMLIISTVMLCSAQNRVSSEKNKSKKPRNNSRRK; encoded by the coding sequence ATGTTAAAAATCGCAAAAACAGAATTTTATAAATTGAAACGGTATTCTGTCATATGGATAGGTGTTGCTACAATGTTAACAGTTGTACTATTGAGTCGACTTATGGCAGTAGCAACAGATGGTACAGTTCATACTCTTGAACAATTTTCAGGTACTGTGATCTGGAATAATTTTAGTCTTATTTTTCCGGCAACAATTACATTGATTGTTGGATACATAATAGAAAGAGAACGGGTTGAAGATACATTGAAAAATATTTTGACAATTCCATTGTCATATAGAAATCTGTTAACGGGAAAAATAATCGCTGGTGGTGCAGTAGCAGTGTTTCTGGCTTTTATTGAATTTATTTTTACAATGTTGGTGTTTATTATAAGCAAATTTCCAGGCTTATCGTTCAGTGGTATGATACTTGCATTTGTGAAAATGACTGTAATGAATCTTTGTGTTTATGTAGCTGTGCTCCCAATTATCATTTTTACAGGACAGCGTTCTGGTAGCTTTATGGCCGGGGTTGGCTTCTCTTTCTTTTATGGGTTTGTTGGAACATTTGCTTCTGGTCATGGGTTAGGAAATGTATATCCAATTACTGCGGGGTTAGGGATTATCAATTATCAAAATGGAGAAGAAGTTACGTACAACGTTGTATTAAGTGTAAGTGTCTTGATGGTGATGCTTATCATTAGCACAGTTATGCTCTGCTCAGCCCAAAATAGAGTTTCATCAGAAAAAAATAAGTCTAAGAAACCAAGAAACAATTCAAGAAGAAAATGA
- a CDS encoding ABC transporter permease → MLKLIKCEFRKLKRKHFISFVFIAALLFPIPFTALVLSGNIANYSGFDAIFGLLVTLGEPVMLPIVLGIVASMLFFMEYDNDTLKNLQVIPILPIKLATAKIAVLFIMGLVFALATLLSSMVGGIIAGNELINIGEKIWISAITALLYTASTLPVVIVIVWLNKSYVFSIIVTFFYTVFDYMMAYTGQFASDNQAIKLISTILPAPTIYRWQASQFVSPDLPAYPIIKPYFLPLWIAVLTTFVIGIISYLIIVRLYSKKES, encoded by the coding sequence TTGCTTAAATTAATTAAATGTGAATTCCGTAAGCTCAAACGTAAACATTTTATTTCATTTGTTTTTATTGCAGCATTGCTGTTTCCGATTCCATTTACAGCATTAGTATTGTCTGGAAACATTGCAAATTATTCCGGTTTTGATGCTATTTTTGGATTACTCGTAACATTGGGAGAACCGGTTATGCTTCCGATTGTTTTAGGAATCGTGGCGTCTATGCTCTTTTTTATGGAATATGATAATGATACGCTGAAGAATCTGCAAGTTATTCCAATACTGCCAATAAAATTGGCGACAGCTAAAATTGCAGTACTCTTTATTATGGGGTTGGTTTTTGCACTAGCTACATTATTATCTTCCATGGTAGGAGGAATAATTGCTGGAAATGAATTGATTAATATCGGTGAAAAGATATGGATTTCAGCAATCACAGCATTGCTCTATACTGCCAGTACATTACCAGTTGTTATTGTGATTGTTTGGCTGAATAAATCTTATGTTTTTTCAATTATAGTAACATTTTTTTATACAGTATTTGATTATATGATGGCGTATACAGGGCAATTTGCTTCAGATAATCAAGCTATAAAACTTATTTCAACGATATTACCTGCGCCAACTATTTATCGCTGGCAGGCATCACAATTTGTTTCTCCAGACTTGCCTGCATATCCAATTATAAAGCCGTATTTTCTACCTCTTTGGATAGCGGTATTAACGACATTTGTCATCGGAATAATCTCATATTTGATAATTGTCAGACTATATAGCAAAAAAGAAAGTTGA
- the mgtA gene encoding magnesium-translocating P-type ATPase, with amino-acid sequence MSKATLFDSRIKKYAYCKPLEICRDLGISALGLSGEQVDAMRERYGKNSFQERKTDTTIQRLRRAFINPFHVILFILGIVSLVTDVFMASNFARNATTALIIFSMIVISGIIRLIQELRAKSTAAQLDRLIHEKVTVRRNGKLREIPGEELVVGDLVLFSAGDRVPADIRLTKVTDLFISQAAITGESAILEKSCRTLCYKEQEPITQLENLAFMATTVISGKGEGIVLAVGTDTLYGEFTKPDSEDKNAFQKGANSIAWVMIRFMAVLVPIVFLILGITGGKWLESFAFALSVAVGLMPEMLPMVITACLAKGSLAMGKKQTIIKDLNAMQSFGSMDVLCMDKTGTLTNENILLEYYMDILGNENTEVLDLAYLNSSYHSGVCNPIDNAILACKSMPGREIHYAKLLTEYQKADEIPFDYTRKFVSTLVQDSTGNSHLIMKGDIAHILSRCSHVEYQGTRLPMEKDARQSVFSVVGEMLQDGMKVIAVARRNVGTRKEITPDDEKDMTLVGYLSFFDAPKQTASESVTTLKRLKVIPKILTGDQAAIAVSVCRRVGISAEHILTGTQLDEMTDCELKKVVEETHVFAELTPGQKVRLVSALKENGHTVGFLGDGVNDIPALNEANVGISVDTAVDAAKDAADVVLLQKDLNVLEQGVLEGRKTFTNMLKYIKITASSNFGNIFSIICASAFLPFLPMTSIQILLLNLLYDTLCIVLPWDNVDEEEMLSPRDWSGKTLKQFMLSFGPISSLFDIVTFLFLYYFLCPALCGGATYLQLTDPSLKLQYAALFQTGWFLESMWTQVLILHFLRTAKIPFLQSRASAPVISITLVGILAFTALTFTSGASLFGLTKLPLWYFAFLLLVAFFYMLLSSVTKYFYKNKYQELI; translated from the coding sequence TTGTCGAAAGCAACACTATTTGACAGCCGTATCAAAAAATACGCTTACTGTAAGCCGCTAGAAATCTGTCGGGATCTTGGAATATCTGCCCTTGGGCTGTCCGGAGAACAAGTGGATGCAATGCGGGAAAGATATGGTAAAAACAGTTTTCAGGAGCGAAAAACGGATACCACTATCCAGCGTTTGCGGCGAGCGTTTATTAATCCATTTCATGTGATTCTATTTATTTTAGGTATTGTTTCTCTTGTCACCGATGTTTTTATGGCTTCTAATTTTGCAAGGAACGCTACCACTGCTCTTATCATTTTTTCTATGATCGTAATCAGCGGTATCATCCGTTTGATTCAGGAGCTGCGAGCGAAAAGCACAGCCGCACAGCTTGACCGTTTGATTCACGAAAAGGTTACCGTAAGACGAAATGGGAAACTAAGGGAAATCCCTGGTGAAGAATTAGTGGTAGGAGATCTGGTTCTGTTTTCTGCTGGTGATCGTGTTCCTGCGGATATTCGGCTAACAAAAGTAACCGATCTATTCATTTCCCAGGCCGCTATCACTGGAGAAAGCGCCATTTTGGAAAAAAGCTGCCGTACACTTTGTTACAAAGAGCAGGAACCCATAACACAATTGGAAAATCTTGCGTTTATGGCGACTACAGTTATCAGCGGAAAAGGGGAAGGCATTGTACTGGCGGTAGGAACGGATACTCTGTACGGAGAATTTACAAAACCGGATTCCGAAGATAAAAATGCTTTTCAAAAAGGAGCCAATTCCATTGCCTGGGTCATGATCCGGTTTATGGCAGTTCTGGTTCCCATTGTATTTCTTATATTGGGAATTACAGGTGGAAAGTGGCTGGAATCCTTTGCATTCGCACTGTCTGTCGCGGTAGGACTGATGCCGGAAATGCTCCCCATGGTCATCACTGCCTGCCTGGCAAAAGGAAGCCTTGCCATGGGAAAAAAGCAGACCATCATCAAAGATCTGAATGCCATGCAGAGCTTTGGAAGTATGGATGTGCTTTGTATGGATAAAACAGGAACACTGACCAATGAAAATATTCTGTTGGAATATTATATGGATATTCTGGGCAATGAAAATACAGAGGTCCTGGATCTTGCTTATCTGAACAGTTCCTATCACTCTGGTGTCTGCAACCCCATTGACAATGCCATTCTTGCATGCAAATCCATGCCAGGCAGGGAAATCCATTATGCCAAGCTTCTGACAGAATATCAAAAGGCAGATGAAATTCCTTTTGACTATACCCGTAAGTTTGTCAGTACCCTTGTACAGGACAGTACCGGAAACAGCCATTTGATTATGAAAGGGGATATTGCACACATCCTTTCCCGATGCAGTCATGTAGAATATCAGGGAACACGACTTCCTATGGAGAAAGATGCCAGACAAAGCGTATTTTCTGTGGTAGGGGAAATGTTGCAGGATGGGATGAAGGTTATTGCTGTGGCTCGGAGAAATGTGGGAACACGAAAGGAAATCACACCTGACGATGAAAAAGATATGACTTTGGTTGGTTATCTGTCTTTCTTTGATGCTCCGAAACAGACTGCAAGCGAATCCGTAACAACACTGAAGAGATTAAAAGTAATTCCGAAGATTCTGACCGGAGATCAGGCAGCCATTGCGGTATCCGTCTGCCGCCGGGTTGGAATCTCTGCGGAACATATCCTGACCGGCACCCAACTGGATGAAATGACAGACTGTGAACTGAAAAAGGTGGTAGAAGAAACCCATGTTTTTGCAGAGCTTACTCCCGGTCAGAAAGTGCGTCTGGTTTCTGCACTCAAAGAGAATGGTCATACTGTTGGATTTCTTGGGGATGGGGTCAACGACATTCCTGCACTAAATGAGGCAAATGTAGGGATTTCTGTAGATACAGCAGTGGACGCTGCAAAAGATGCTGCTGATGTTGTACTACTGCAAAAAGACTTAAATGTATTGGAGCAGGGTGTCCTGGAAGGGCGAAAAACTTTTACCAATATGCTGAAGTATATTAAAATCACTGCAAGTTCCAATTTTGGAAATATTTTTTCCATCATTTGTGCCAGTGCATTTTTACCGTTTCTTCCTATGACCTCCATTCAGATCCTGCTTCTGAATCTGTTATATGATACGCTATGTATCGTACTTCCCTGGGACAATGTAGATGAAGAAGAAATGCTGTCCCCAAGAGACTGGTCCGGCAAGACACTAAAGCAGTTTATGCTTTCTTTCGGACCGATCAGTTCCCTGTTTGATATTGTGACTTTCCTGTTTTTGTATTATTTCCTATGCCCTGCACTGTGCGGAGGGGCAACTTACCTGCAGCTTACCGATCCTTCCCTGAAGCTTCAGTACGCTGCTTTATTCCAAACAGGCTGGTTTTTGGAGTCCATGTGGACACAGGTTTTGATCCTGCATTTCCTTCGTACTGCCAAAATCCCGTTTCTCCAAAGCAGGGCATCTGCACCGGTCATCTCTATCACTCTGGTAGGGATTCTTGCTTTTACAGCCCTTACGTTTACCAGCGGGGCATCACTGTTTGGACTGACAAAATTACCGCTTTGGTATTTTGCCTTTTTGCTGCTTGTGGCATTTTTCTATATGCTGCTGAGTTCCGTAACCAAATATTTTTATAAGAATAAATATCAAGAGTTAATTTAA